The genomic DNA TGAAAAGCCAAGCCTTGAGCCTTACGAGATTTATAAATTTGATACTGAAATCACAAAAATCACTGGCAACGCTGATAATATTACCATCACTTTCGGCAATTGGCTTGAGAATATGTTTTTTTGAGTATAATCCCTTCAACTATCTAATTTTATTTTATGAATGTCACCCCGTGCTTGTCACGGGGTTAATCGTAAAACAGGCTCTAAACTAAGGCTTAAAAACACTTTTAACTATTTAACCCCGCAATTAATGCGGGGTAACAATTGGAGTTTAAGGAGCTTAAGCCTATACTTAATCTAACAATGCCTATTTTTCTAAAACCTAAAATCTTGACCTTTCAATACAAAATCGCTAGTAAGCCGATATAAATTAAATTTATAGTAAAATTTATGGCTAAAACTTTGGCAAAAGTTACACTAGGTAGCATTATTGTTGCTGTATTTTTTATAATAATTTCCTTAATACTTGCACCTTTTGTTGTTAGGCAAGAGCAAGTAAAATCTTTTATCACCAAGAATGTTGAATTGCCAGAAGGCTATAAGCTTAAAATCGCATCTGACATAAATTTTGGGATTTTTCCTTATTCATTTGTTGAGTTTGCTAAGGCTGAAATTACCAAGCAAGATGGTTCAACGCAAACAATTGAAGATTTTCTGCTAGGATTCACCTTCAATGATTTACTTTCTAAAGGAATTGATTTTGATTTTAACGCAAAATTATCAGGAAAAACCTATCAAGGTAATCTTAAAATTGAGGATTTCAAAAATTTTAGAAGCAATAGAAAATCTAATATTATTCTAACTCTTTCATCGCCAATTCCTGCGTCTCTCAAAGGGTTTATAGAGTTTAATGACAATTCTAAAAAATTATCAAATTTTACTTTTGTTCATAGTGAAACTACTGCTAGGGGTGAAGTTGAAATTTCAAACCTTAAAAATGGCAATGCAGTTAAGGGAAATGTGGTTATCAATACAGCAAATCTTGATGAACTAAGAAGGCTTATTGATTTTGAAAATTTTGCGGATACACAAAAGAAGCTTGCTGGCAAAGCGGTAATCAATTCTCAATTTGAAACATCTGGAAATAACGACATGGAATATAAGAAAAACCTCAAAGCACAAGGGGATTTCAATGTTACCAGTGCAGAAATTTATGGCTTTGATATAAATGAATTTCTTGCAAATCCGCTAAATTATAAAAACCAAAAAGATTACTCAAAGAAAACTATTATTGATAGTATAACTGGGGTTTATAATATTCTTGATGGGGTTGCGGGCATTACTTCAGTTAATGCGTATAATCAAACTACAAAACTAATTGCAAACGGAAATTATAATCTGCTAACGAAGCAAATTGATATGATGAGTGATATTTCAACTAATATTGCAGGGCAGAATATAAGCTTACCAGTTCGTTTGGAAGGTGATGTTAATAAACCAAAAGTTATTCCAAATGTGTCTGAGGGGCTTAAGAGAAACCTTCCAGACATTATAAACAACCCAAAACTACAAGAAGTTATAAATAGTGAAGAAGGTCAGAAAATAATAAATAAAGTTAATAAAGCCCTTGATGATGCTGGTGGCGTTGATGGTTTACTGCAAATGCTTGGCGGCGAAGGGAAGTAATATAACCACTATGTGTTTCATTCCCGC from Rickettsiales bacterium includes the following:
- a CDS encoding AsmA-like C-terminal region-containing protein, which produces MAKTLAKVTLGSIIVAVFFIIISLILAPFVVRQEQVKSFITKNVELPEGYKLKIASDINFGIFPYSFVEFAKAEITKQDGSTQTIEDFLLGFTFNDLLSKGIDFDFNAKLSGKTYQGNLKIEDFKNFRSNRKSNIILTLSSPIPASLKGFIEFNDNSKKLSNFTFVHSETTARGEVEISNLKNGNAVKGNVVINTANLDELRRLIDFENFADTQKKLAGKAVINSQFETSGNNDMEYKKNLKAQGDFNVTSAEIYGFDINEFLANPLNYKNQKDYSKKTIIDSITGVYNILDGVAGITSVNAYNQTTKLIANGNYNLLTKQIDMMSDISTNIAGQNISLPVRLEGDVNKPKVIPNVSEGLKRNLPDIINNPKLQEVINSEEGQKIINKVNKALDDAGGVDGLLQMLGGEGK